The following are encoded in a window of Chionomys nivalis chromosome X, mChiNiv1.1, whole genome shotgun sequence genomic DNA:
- the LOC130868256 gene encoding uncharacterized protein LOC130868256 isoform X2, whose product MATNGNSHVNVKQGLAKPGTMDGQQGNVQQPEALPHTVVQQDISQVPLLLHWPTVIVPLNYVPANLNPHMTITFSWNPSQPVTIPCVTSNMILDPCICSIPLVVPSHDVGPDNADQTNDVISTQTNDVANQQGLEVNTQLPGPDGE is encoded by the exons ATGGCTACTAATGGCAACTCTCACGTGAATGTTAAGCAGGGTCTCGCCAAACCAGGAACCATGG ATGGGCAGCAGGGCAATGTTCAGCAGCCTGAAGCCCTGCCTCACACAGTTGTGCAGCAG GACATCTCCCAGGTGCCTCTGTTGCTACACTGGCCCACAGTAATTGTACCTCTGAACTATGTTCCAGCGAATTTGAATCCTCATATGACCATTACTTTCTCATGGAATCCCAGCCAGCCGGTGACTATACCTTGTGT GACCTCTAACATGATCTTGGACCCCTGCATCTGCAGTATCCCGCTTGTAGTGCCGTCACACGACGTG GGCCCTGACAATGCCGACCAGACCAATGATGTCATCTCCACCCAGACCAATGATGTCGCCAACCAGCAGGGTCTTGAAGTCAACACCCAACTGCCAG GTCCTGATGGGGAGTGA
- the LOC130868256 gene encoding uncharacterized protein LOC130868256 isoform X1: MATNGNSHVNVKQGLAKPGTMDGQQGNVQQPEALPHTVVQQDISQVPLLLHWPTVIVPLNYVPANLNPHMTITFSWNPSQPVTIPCVTSNMILDPCICSIPLVVPSHDVVNEWGRGPWKGWASWMTGGEAHRDGCLLKRNGGWRAHCGQRGVLSEFTLSYLLHYICDQGPDNADQTNDVISTQTNDVANQQGLEVNTQLPGPDGE, from the exons ATGGCTACTAATGGCAACTCTCACGTGAATGTTAAGCAGGGTCTCGCCAAACCAGGAACCATGG ATGGGCAGCAGGGCAATGTTCAGCAGCCTGAAGCCCTGCCTCACACAGTTGTGCAGCAG GACATCTCCCAGGTGCCTCTGTTGCTACACTGGCCCACAGTAATTGTACCTCTGAACTATGTTCCAGCGAATTTGAATCCTCATATGACCATTACTTTCTCATGGAATCCCAGCCAGCCGGTGACTATACCTTGTGT GACCTCTAACATGATCTTGGACCCCTGCATCTGCAGTATCCCGCTTGTAGTGCCGTCACACGACGTGGTAAATGAGTGGGGTCGAGGTCCTTGGAAGGGATGGGCTTCGTGGATGACAGGAGGAGAAGCTCACAGAGATGGGTGTTTGCTGAAAAGGAATGGAGGCTGGAGGGCCCACTGTGGTCAGAGAGGTGTCTTGTCAGAATTCACTCTCTCGTATCTCTTGCATTACATCTGTGACCAGGGCCCTGACAATGCCGACCAGACCAATGATGTCATCTCCACCCAGACCAATGATGTCGCCAACCAGCAGGGTCTTGAAGTCAACACCCAACTGCCAG GTCCTGATGGGGAGTGA